The following DNA comes from Denticeps clupeoides chromosome 14, fDenClu1.1, whole genome shotgun sequence.
CAGTTAACGCGTTAACGTGTCCTCTGAGGACGCTTATCTGCCGCGGCGCCGGTGGTGAGCTGCTGACAGCCGCGGCGCGGTTATTCTTAGGCTCGACCTCCGAGAGGCTCGGTCGCTCTCAATGACGAACGCGCCTCCGACCCGGCCGACTTGCGTACCGTCCCTGCAGCGTAGGCTGCGTGGCGTCctgaggacattttttttcatgttgtctcGCGCTCTGGGACACGTTCCCACGGCGGACGCTGGTTAAGTACAGCCACAGGGAATCGTGGGTAAGTCGCATGACAACGCGCCACCATGTCTGTGACGGCCTCTACAGGCTTTTCGCCACTCTGGGACGTCCCCTCGAAAGGTCACCTGAGATAAGATAAACCGCCACGCCCGAATGGTCGATCTTGCCCTTCCTTCGTCTGCTGCCTGTTGGACAAGATGGAAAAGTTTACGTCGGAAACCCGGAATATCTTCACCGCGGCTGCCAAACAATCTCGTCCCGACATACTAAATAAAGCGAGCGGCCAGAATACCGAAGAAGGAAACGTGGAAAGTTGCGTTGGCTCGGCTCCTGGACAAATAATTCATGTTGGGATTGCGCGCAGCGTCCAGCTGGCTGGTCGGGAGCCCAACTTTCCATGAGGGTCAGTCGGGTCGTGTCGGGGGAGGGGCCGCAGTCGACAGACCGTAACGAGGTTCTGACATACGTCAGTCCTGCAGGAACTTCTAATGAGGGTTTAACGAGGACCCGGGCCCCTACGAGGAGAGCGGGATGTCTGAGGGTCGTAACGGCGTCGCCCCGAAGCCCTCAGCTGTCCCGACTCCGTATAGTTTACCATGACTACAGGATTATGTTGGGGCGGagtcacagattaaaaaaaaaaaaagtaaaagtgaagtgattatcacatgtgatgcacagcacacggtgcacacagtgaaatttgtcctctgcatttaaccatcaccctgagtgagcagtgggcagccatgacaggcgcccggggagcagtgtgtggggacggtgctttgctcagtggcaccttggtggatcgggattcgaaccggcaaccttctggttacagggCCGCTAGGTCACCACCGCCCCACCCCGTAAGACCACTTTCCATGCTGCAGCATTAATAATTCACACAAATAATTCATCATTCGCTATAAAAGTTCCTCAAGAACACCCTACATCTAAACACGATAAAGCCAACACGTCTGCAACTTTAGGGATGTTAACTGAGGTCTGAGATCACCtggggaggtggtggtggccccttaatcagaggCTTGTGGattcgagtcccgaaccgccaaggtgccactgaggtgcccttgatgaaggtcccgtcccctcacgctgctccccaggcacctgtcatggtgcccactgctcaccaagggtgatggttaaatacagaggacacgtttcaccgtgtgcaccatgtgctgtgcctcaCATTGACAATCTCTTCACCTTCATCTGGTTACAGATCTGGTGACATCTGAGATCTGCCTTTAAACTTGTTTTTTAATTCCTGATGATACCTGGACATACACAGGCACGGCACCGTAGAAGCTACGGGAATTTTCCGCTTTTAATTTGACACCAGGAGATTGCAGCGACatggaaatattttatgtaaaatttcCTGTTTTACAGTCTAATCTGTTTCTGTAATTGGACTCTTCTGTGAGAAGAGCAGTAGAAGGTCGCCAGATCATGAAAGAAGTCTACGGCTGAACGGCAGTTTTGGTTGGTGGTGGGGTTCTGTAACTCCACCTGATGCTTtgggtggatgtgtgtgtgtgtgtgtctgtgaggtTGTGGGTTGGAATTTAGAACAGTTGTGGATTTGTGAGAAAATCATCTTCTCTGTGAATCTGGATCATTCCCACACCAAACGTCTGGAATTCTGTCAGAaactggtggtgtgtgtgtgtgtatcttacCTGGCTGCTGGACCTTGTGTGATGTGGAGGACGCTGTGGGACGTCGCTGTCACTCCGGGCCTCAGGGTGTCTGGGCGCTTGGTGGATCCGTCCGGAAAGTTTATGGAAGAAAAGTGGAGCGGGGAGATGAAGGGAGGGGTGGAGCGAGGGAGAGAATGAGGAGAATAAAAGGACAAAATAGGAGTGTCCTCGTCCCCACCCACCTCACTCACTCTAccccctgtctgtgtgtgtgagacagaaagAGCAGGCATGACCAGACACACAGACTCATGGAAACAAACGGTCCAATCACCTGGCCTGGGCGAGTCCGTTCGatttggaagtgtgtgtgtctctgtgtgtaagtgtgtgtgtgtgtgtgttggatctCCGTCTCTTAttcctgtctttccatttgtgGGATTAACTCTGTTAtttagattttgtgtgtgtagtgtgtagcatgtggtgtatgttgtgtgtgtgtgtgtgctgtgtgaccTCTGCGAGCCACAGAAGGGACAGTAGACACGAAGGACCCCGGGAATTCTGGGAAAGTTTACTCGACTCTGCTGTTCTCAGCCTTCCCTCCGtcagagaagaaaaatgaagCCCCCAGTTTTAGatccacacacacttccttatGAGGACATGtagtggagctggaggaggcggcGGGGGCGGGGATGAGGAGAGGTGGGCGTCGGCCTCTCAGGgtgaaatatttgtattattatttttttaacatcatgGTTTTGGGGCAAAAATGAACACGACGAAATATGTGATTATATCATCAAATATGATCGATTATTATGATGGTGTGTGGGGTAATAATTCAAACCGAGAAACCCATGTCTGCTCAGGTGTCTTCAGATGCTGCTGCCATcagctgcaacacacacatcacacacacatggctcaCCTGGTGTTCTGTTCTCAGCACACAGAtaaatcacacagacacacatacacacacttggcTTCAGACCTGCCACagtccaaaaaaacaacacacacactcctgtcagCACCTACGAATGTGTGTATCGGTTCTAGATCCAGTCCGATTCGGTCTGATTTTGGTCTGAATTCAACCCCGAAGATCTCTGCTCTTGTATATTTTAGtgtttgttgtcatggtgacagcCTCCACCATGGTGGGGTAATTTTACTGTGTTATGGAGCatgagtatacacacacacacacacacacacacacacactccctttaGAGTATGTGAAGTGGGATGAAGATGTTTGTAACTGGAGCACCTGGTTCTTGTCaagagcttgtgtgtgtgtgtgtgtgtgtgtgtgtgtgtgtgtgtgtgtgcgcgctacATTCCTCTGGATTCGCTCAGACCGCGCTGCTGATATACGGCCCCTAATCGCTCTCCATTTTTAGCCCTGAACTCGGGACAGAGAGACGGGAcacagggtctgtgtgtgtgtttgtggggacaTGTGGGGACACGCCCGAAACAGGTCCTGTTAGATTGGTGTAGGtcggtaatgtgtgtgtgtgtgtgtgtgtgtgaccgttTCCTCTGCGTTCCTCTCAGCAGGTGCTGACCAACGCTTCACTTCCAGTCAATACCCTGGTGAAGCTGAAGGAGGGTCTGCTGCGCCAGAGGGAGCTGGAGATCGACAGGTGAGGGAGcagaacacacacccacacacagacacacaccacagctgAAGGTCCCCACTAGCCCTGTATAAGAGAACAGGTGGCACGGAACATAGAACCTTCCTGCTTGTTTATATTCTGCTGCACCACGGTCCAGAGAACCTGGTGCGTCCGGAGGTCGTGCtggagtgatggagtgctggaGCGGCGCGTTTCAGGAACGTTCTGACCTTCAGCAGTCGTGATTGTAGCGGCATGTTCCTGAGCGCGTGTGCGGCGCCTCTGAGACCTGGCTGCTGAAACGATGCTCGGTGCCAGAGGAAACAGGAGACGCTGgcattctctctcacacacacacacacacatgcagtgacCTCTGCGGCCAGCTGGTGGCGCTGCCATTGGCTGtttgctcattttttattttctgctacAAACAAATGGTTAAACAtgtcaacaacaacatcatttatttcttatttagcccataatcacatacggtacgtctcaatgggcttcgaCTGACCCTACAGGTGACCCCgactccaggagagagagaaaaagaaaggaaggagtgATGCAGAGAGGGACGCCATGAATACACTTTTTCAaattctctctctttgtgttcTGCAGACAGAAGCAGCAGATCCTGCAGCTCCATTCCCGGATCCGGGAGAACGAGCTGAGGGCCAAGCAGGTCCTCCAGAACCAGAGGGGGCGCTGTGACGAGCCCTTCTATCTTAAACCCAAGGTAGCTGCTCATGCTCTGCACAGCCGGTTACCGTCACCCGCAGCTTCGTACGCGTACGAAGCGCCGTGAGGCGACAGGAGAGAATACGCTGCAGTACAGTTGAGGGCGGGGCTTGGACTCGTGTGATGTTGCACAGGTTATCCAATTAAAAGATGAATTTTTATGGTAATGGGCAACTTTTATTGACATGGAGGTATCTGGAAAATGAACCTTAATGGGGTTTTAGTGAACAAGGtttaaagggggaggagcctgtatgcgTGACTACTTCCTGATTCAGGACTTTTTAAACCCCCTCCCTTTTTTCCTGGTTATCTTGATTTAAATAAGAATTGCGCTCCTTGATCCTCTCCGTCCTGCCCTTTCCTCGTCTGAAGTGGACGTTCTGGACGTTCTGTCGGACGTGTACAGTTATCTGGTGTGACTGGCTGTCTCTGGCAGGACCCTCATTACGAAGCGCCCGTCCCGCCGACCCTCCTGGAGCACGCCGCCCCCCTGTGTGGTGAAAGTGCCGAGTTGGGACGCAGGCTGGCCGCCGCCGAGCTGGAGGTCGTCCACCTCAACGAGTTCCTCAAGCAGAACACGCAGAAGTACACCGAGGACAtcaagaagctggaggagaaggtggGTGGAGGAGCAGTGGCCCGGTGTCACGACTCCATGGTGCTCGtactgagggtgtgtgtgtgtgtgtgtgtgtgtgtgtgttagatgaaGACCCGCGACCGCTACATCAGCAGTCTGAAGAAGAAATGTCAGCGGGAGCAGGAGCAGAACCTGGAGAAACAGCAACGTGTAGAGACTCTGGAGAAATACCTGGCAGACCTGCCGTCATTAgaccaggtacacacacacacaataatctgGCTACTGCCCATCAAACAATCTGGGCGTGGCTTCACCAGCAGGGGTCAGTAGGTTACTGACGTCCCGTCTCTCGTCCTACCAGTTGGGGGGCCTGCAGCTTCAGGTGGGGGAACTCCAGACCCGGGCCACTGATCTGGGGAGGAGCCTGGAGGAGAGCCGGGCGGAGCTCCAGGACAAGGAGGCGCTgatccagaagcagcagaggagagagaaggagctgGTGGCCACGGTGCAGAGGTGCGGCGGTTTCCTGTTCGCTTCATGCGTTTCTGGTGTTTATCTGCAGCGTTACgtggtgggcggagccatcAGCCTGCACTTGTGTGATTTATGgtaacagtaacagtaaggAACGTGTGACTCTGTATTGTATCATGTCTGAACGTAGTGAAGGCCTGAAGTACCTGAAAGTTTTAAAATGGCGAGTAAGTTTGTGGATGGAGCCACAACAGTGAATGGACACCAGGAGTTAGAGCGagggctgcacgattatggccaaaaCGACAATCACGATTGGTGAATAtcccacccagatcctggttcagtccttagtaacctcacgactggactactgtaactcccctCTAGCTGGTCTAcatctatgtaccatccgacctctacaactcatacaggactgatgttcaaccttcccaagttctccacaccgcccctctactacgttcctccaccggctcccagtagctgcacgcatcaggttcaaaatactgatgctggcctacaaagccaaacatggagtagcaccatcctacctcacagcccttattacacctcgcactgcacctggtatactccgagcctccagtactgctcgcctggtccctccatctctgaaggtacgaggaagacgctcatctagactcttctccgtcttccagctcagtcactgagcaccttcctctttagagaagatttagatgaacttgtaaccttcttctcgtctgacttctgtatagaaactagaacagagtgaataaatagatgtattcatagttgggggtcctagtgaaccagaactgaccacttcatccatggtaacttgaaagcacgttgtaagtggctctggatacggccgtctgccaaacgccttaaatgtaaatgttttaatcaatattgtaatcatgattattcattattttaggtaaaatgcatttttattgcgCTTTCTACtctaaataaacagtaaatgaagaaggctttcagattttttgtAGCTTTAGAGATGATCGAAGGCCATGTTCACTATGAGAACACTTTTTGATtatataatatgaaatatatttacctgcttatttggaaaaaaatgactataGACGGGACAGGTCCGTACGACGAGACTTAACTACAGACGATGAACTAGCTATACAGTATATAGAGGCGTCAGGACAGAAGCGCTTCCTTTAATATGGCGGCGGTATTGATGCATGCTGAGAAGTTGAATGCgacatctttgtgtgtgtgtgtgtgtgtgtgtgtgtgtatatatatatatatatatatggatggTGTATTTATCTATTTGGGTTGCTTACTTTTTCaagggacactttcttgcaggtgccACCCCCCtaaatcagacacacacacacacacacacacacacacacacaaacaaccttCTGTTGGAATTCTGTTAATACAGctgttttgtcttttgtctctctcacacacacagtctgcaggCGAAGGTGGAGCAGTGTTTGGAGGATGGAGTGCGGCTGCCCATGCTGGACCTGAAGCAACTggagagaacaaacacacacctgcaggagGAAAACACAGAGAGTAGCCAGGTgaggcgcacacacactctctcacacacacacacacacacacacacacacacactctcacgctGAGAGGGCATTGTGGTGAATGTCTGACCTGTTTGCAGCTGATTGATGGTCAGAAGAAGCAGATCGAGAAGCTCCGCCAGGATCTGAtggtaagaaaataaataacctTTCACCTTTAACCCTTTAGTCTGGACAGAAACTCACCGTGTCTGTGTCGTCACCAGGACGTAGAGAAGCGTCTCCAGCAGGAGAGGACGGTGTGTGACGAGCTCAGAGTCCAACTGCACCAGGTACTGAGCGGCACCTCTcgctctcattggctgttttCTTTCACTTTGTGCCGCGGCAGCCCGCCCCCTTTATTTAAAAACGATGTTCATGTGTTATAATGTGCAgagagagtgtgtctgtgtctctctctctctcgctctcgctctctctcgtcAGTTCCGGTCTCAGGCTGTACGTTGTTCTCTCCACTCCAGCAGAAGCGGaggtctgtgtgtctgtgtctctcgctcgcgctctctctctctctctctctctctctctctctctctctctcgcgctctctctcgTCAGTTCCGGTCTCAGGCTGTACGTTGTTCTCCCCACTCCAGCAGAAGCGGAGGCCGGTGGAGGAGGCTGTTGTGCGTGGAGTCCCTGAGGCTGCTCCCCAGGAGGCGGGGCCACTGCTGAAGGAGGCGGGGCCTCTGCTCGAGGAGATGTCCCTTTGCCTGCTGGACCTAAAGGGACTCTGCAGCATCCTGACCCAGCGGGCACAGGGCAAAGAGCCCAACCTGGCACTGCTGCTGGGCATCAAGTGTGAGTTCACGCAGAGGTCGTCACTGGTGTCCCAGATACGTGGTTTcaaacctagcgggtaacgcactcgcctgtgaaccagaagacccaggttcaaaccccacttactaccatcgtgtccctgagcaggacacttaaccctgagtgtctccagggggggactgtccctgtaactactgtaagatgctctggataagggcgtctggtaaatgtaaaatgttcccTCTCGCCCCCTAGCGACGGGTTTGCCGGGAGAAGAGAACGAGCGCCCCCCGCTGGAGGGCGGGCTGAGAGCGAAGCTGCTGGAGGTCTGTCAGCTGAGGAAGGACATCGACGAGCTCCGCACCATCATCTCCGACCGCTACGCCCAGGACATGGGGGACAACTGTGTGACGCAGTGACGTCTCCCGGCGCCGCTCAGGATGTTTATTTCGTACGAAAACGAGGAGAATAAAGACGCGGCGGGTCTGAAGCTCCGTTCTGGGAATCCAAGCTGTGAACGAGTGTTTACAacgtcctctgtgtgtgtgtgtgtgtgtgtgtgtgtgtgtgtgtgtgtgtgtgtgtgtgtgtgtgtgtgtgtgtgtgtgtgtgtgtgtgtgtgtgtggtgtgtgtgtgtgtgtgtgtgtgtgtgtgtgtgtgtatttattgtccTCATGAAGGGCGGGAGTGTGTTCTGGTGCTCTGaggcattatgggatttgtagttcaGTTTGCCAGGCGTGTCTCCACCCGTCCTCGGCCCACAACCTGCCGCCCTGGAGCTGGAGGCGGGCGGGGCTGCGTCCGTTTCCTCCGGGGCGGGGACGACTCTTATCAATTTGCGTAattgtaaaaggaaaaaaaaaaaaatcttggggTGAAGAACCAGGAATTTTGTTATTAGAAATTTTATAGAGAAATTCTCCAAAGAGAAGAAGACGCGACTCGGAACCCGACTGAAGCGCGGTTCCTCTCAGGTATCTTGGGCGCGGCGAGGGCGTGGACACGCCCCGTCTCTGCTTCTTGTTCTGCATGTGTTAGGGGTTAAGAGGTTCCGTGCATGATCTCGTTTCATGTGCCTTTACTGATCTATGCAGCAGGGGGCGACACAGAGCGCCCGCATGATTGTTCCACGTCCGTCTGTTACAGAATGTGTTCTACGTTCTTTACTTCGATTTGGTCCTTCTGGACGATGAAAGGTGTCACGCAGATGCCATCGCAACCAACAATGCAACCGCACTCAGGTGAAAGGGAACCTGTTAGAACCGACGGCCAATCACACGACGAGAGCCCTGGCTCATTTCGTCCAATCAGCAGCTCACCCTTGACACTCCACCGTGAGCCGAGGATGGTGATTGGACCGCGTGGACAAAAGGAGGCGGGCCATGAAGGAAGCCGCTGGTTGGCTGATCTTGACGTTTGGACTCTTTCAAGTTTGAGCTTTTCATTTCGTTTTTGGGGTTTCTTTCCTGCTAGAACGTTTATGAACACCAAAGTTCTATTTATATACGTTTCATAAAGTATTAACTATTTTTCAATTTtgtaaaattgatttatttgtacagatgccaaataaaatatttttttaagaccTGGTGGAAATTAAAACCCACACGGTTAATAATGAAGCAAGCCAGGCGCCTGGAGCAGGTGactgatgttttatttaaaatggagATGAAAAATCACTTTTCAGGGGTgccaacctgcacacacacacaggcagattTAGAAAATATAAATAGGAGGCAGCACCTTGCCAAGATTCCAAGCGAAATCTGTAACATACAGCGATAAACGgggggcaaaaaaataaaaaattttaaataagtTAAAAAGTCATGCATGGACAGGTCATCAGTCATTAAAAGTTTTTCCAAATaagagtttaaaaaaaggtgTACAAATCTCATTAAttcttatcttaaaaaaaaatttaaaagactcaattaaaaaaatattataagaCATAATTTCTCagagtccagttgccatgacccTCGGGTCACCTGGCCTCCCCCGGGTCGGGTATGGCCGCGGGTGAGAGGGCGTGGTAGCAGCCCCAGCTCTCCTGGGCGAAGCGGAACACCATCTCCTTCACGCCGTCCAGGTACATCTGCTGACCGGAGTGCAGGAACAGCCAGACCAGGCGGCTGAGCTGCGCGGTGACGGAGTCGCCGTGAAGTCCATCTGTAGGACCAGGGGTCTCATTTAGAAAAAGATCAGCTTAATAAATTCCACATATTCCGCCCTCTTAAACCATACATGTTAAATGCAAATCCCCTCATGAATATTCAAAACGACTATGTAAATTCCCCCCCCAAAACATTGCATCATGGAAATTGAGGGGAAAAGTACGAGAAAatcttctgaaagtgaaatatATGCGCTTGTGGCTGAAGTGGAAGTCGGGATCGTATAGAATCACGTACGACGCACCACCACTCGGCCGCACTTTTACCAGCGGCGAATCCGTACGGCCCGAACCAGATTAAAAGTGCAGATCAAGTTAAGATTCCATTCGAATGACATGTTTTATATCcactattataaatatgtgactgaaaaaattacttaattttataCGGCGTATTGCTGGCTAGGACGAGGAATTATTACAGATGTACTAACGCCAGTCTTGTAGGTCTCGTTTTGTGCGTACACAACGGAGCATGGTCCTGCAGGGCTCTCAACCTCTCCTGCGCAGAGGAACGAAGGTGTGCTGGTCTCATCACGAGGTTCAAAATGCAATTATGTAAATTAACACACTTCCATGACTATCTGCTGAACGCCAGTGACTCTCTGCTCCTGAGGAACCTGGTGTGGTTGAGGTGCACCGGTCACCTTGAGAGATCTTGGTGTGGAACTGCAGGAGGGAAAAGAGCTCCTCGGCGAGAGCCTCACGGGCCCAGGTGTTCTCATCCTGGTAGATCCAGTCCTGGATCAACCTCTTCCGACGCAGGAAGCCCTGGACGTGGTCGAGGTAGATGGAGTTCCCAGAGATCAGGAAGAgtctaaaatgataaaaaaaaaaaaaaaaaaaaaaaaaaaaaatcaagtgacTAGTCATACTGATAAAGACATCAATAAACTGAGCAAAAGCAACCAGtgaactccacacacacacacaacatggcgTTTTGGTGAGAAGAAGAGTGGATTCCCCACATCAATCTGGTTCAGGATCAGTTTCTGCTCTTCAGAAGAGGACAGAcctgcagaaaagaaaagataaagtCCCGACCACGAGATTGATGATGAAAGCTCCTCCGGGTCCTCGCTCCGTCGGGGAGGGTTCCTGTGGTCCTCACTCTGTTGCTGAGGGTTCCTGTTGCGGGACCATCAGCGAGTCACTTCAAACGTCCCCCTCCACGTGCCACGTTTGAAGCTACGAGCCGCTTTGTCTCACACTGGCCTTCACACACTTCAAAGTCCCGCCGAGTGATGGACTTCAGCGAGTGTTCTCCACACCTTCCCCGTCTCACGCTCACAGCCCGGCCTTCAGAGCTCAGAAGAAAGTTCTGAAATGTTCCTCCACGTCCTAAACCATCTTCCAGGGCTTTCAAAGTGGATCAAATGGTGATTAACCATTTCAATGGAAGCAGTGACGAAGCAGTGTTTATTACACCAGATGACCAGATGGACATGGAAGAGGTCCCAGTATTTCAGAAGGCTCAGATTGTAGTCCTGGTTCCAAGAGCAAATGATCGACCACCAAAGAGCTAAAACTGAACTCCATTAGAGGAGATCTGACTCAACCAAGTTCTGGTCTGAAGGAGAACATGACCGACCACTCAAGTCtggcgacctctgaccccaggcGACACTCACTTGTAGTAGGGCAGCGTCTCCACCATCCTCCAGTTGGCGTAGTTGAGCGCCGCCTCCTCCAGCGCGCAGACGCGGCTCATCTGCACCTTGGCCACGGCCCAGAAGCGCTCGCGCTCCACCAGCCTGTCCCGCATCTCGCGCCGCAGCAGCAGGTACACGCCCGTCAGCGTGTCCTCGTACACCTAAGTCAaagtgtcaaagtgaagtgattgtcattgtgagacacagcagcacagcacactgtgcacacagtgaaatgtgtcctctgcatttaacaatcaccctgagcggccatgacaggcgcccggggagcagtgtgtggggacggtgctttgctcagtggcacctcagtggatcgggattcgaaccggcaaccttctgattacggggccgcttccttaaccgctaggacaccactggccCACACCTGCAACACACGGCAGCCGAGACAACAGAAGAACCTGCTCAGGGGTCTGGAGGGGCAACCTGGAACTTTTCACTGGTCAGTCACACGTTCTACCTGCAGGAAGAACATACAAGAGCCGATTCGGCCAAAGCACGTCATCCACTTTGTCTCTGCTGGAGACCCTGAATCCTCATGATGACCAAGACACGTTCTAAGCCTGCTAGACTGAACCAGGAGTTATAGGGCCGAGACGAAGCAGGTAACACGcccacctgtgaaccagaagagcacaggcTCAagccctgagcaggacacttaaccatgagtgtctccagggggactgtccctgtcactactgattgtaaggtggtagtagcctagtgggtaacacactcgcctatgaaccagaagac
Coding sequences within:
- the LOC114803276 gene encoding centrosomal protein of 85 kDa-like isoform X4, whose product is MPSPSSSAQLGAPSPSPAGSPWSSCQLPSPLDTPLDMKDPRPVRRWSSLTRLTGQEKTSPTGRVSSYRADAHGSLDRGLLYGYRQDPHNHDLSSLGFRRLSSSVASTDTSSSRYRCDPADGKTDSSCSSPLKPATLDLAYSALPESKPPTPAHRAAPGGSPIQPAVRTQMWLSEQMEFRPGPDGCGLAAWQQDRLRQEAELTQQVLTNASLPVNTLVKLKEGLLRQRELEIDRQKQQILQLHSRIRENELRAKQVLQNQRGRCDEPFYLKPKDPHYEAPVPPTLLEHAAPLCGESAELGRRLAAAELEVVHLNEFLKQNTQKYTEDIKKLEEKMKTRDRYISSLKKKCQREQEQNLEKQQRVETLEKYLADLPSLDQLGGLQLQVGELQTRATDLGRSLEESRAELQDKEALIQKQQRREKELVATVQSLQAKVEQCLEDGVRLPMLDLKQLERTNTHLQEENTESSQLIDGQKKQIEKLRQDLMDVEKRLQQERTVCDELRVQLHQQKRRPVEEAVVRGVPEAAPQEAGPLLKEAGPLLEEMSLCLLDLKGLCSILTQRAQGKEPNLALLLGIKSTGLPGEENERPPLEGGLRAKLLEVCQLRKDIDELRTIISDRYAQDMGDNCVTQ
- the LOC114803276 gene encoding centrosomal protein of 85 kDa-like isoform X1; amino-acid sequence: MWGRTEFGDDLGLKAGSSTSSPGWVPGGDSAWQVGSSSRARRHSTASDSGDTGIGTSCSDSIEDRSSSSTTLSFQPLRGSSGIPTAHVMPSPSSSAQLGAPSPSPAGSPWSSCQLPSPLDTPLDMKDPRPVRRWSSLTRLTGQEKTSPTGRVSSYRADAHGSLDRGLLYGYRQDPHNHDLSSLGFRRLSSSVASTDTSSSRYRCDPADGKTDSSCSSPLKPATLDLAYSALPESKPPTPAHRAAPGGSPIQPAVRTQMWLSEQMEFRPGPDGCGLAAWQQDRLRQEAELTQQVLTNASLPVNTLVKLKEGLLRQRELEIDRQKQQILQLHSRIRENELRAKQVLQNQRGRCDEPFYLKPKDPHYEAPVPPTLLEHAAPLCGESAELGRRLAAAELEVVHLNEFLKQNTQKYTEDIKKLEEKMKTRDRYISSLKKKCQREQEQNLEKQQRVETLEKYLADLPSLDQLGGLQLQVGELQTRATDLGRSLEESRAELQDKEALIQKQQRREKELVATVQSLQAKVEQCLEDGVRLPMLDLKQLERTNTHLQEENTESSQLIDGQKKQIEKLRQDLMDVEKRLQQERTVCDELRVQLHQQKRRPVEEAVVRGVPEAAPQEAGPLLKEAGPLLEEMSLCLLDLKGLCSILTQRAQGKEPNLALLLGIKSTGLPGEENERPPLEGGLRAKLLEVCQLRKDIDELRTIISDRYAQDMGDNCVTQ
- the LOC114803276 gene encoding centrosomal protein of 85 kDa-like isoform X3: MWGRTEFGDDLGLKAGSSTSSPGWVPGGDSAWQVGSSSRARRHSTASDSGDTGIGTSCSDSIEDRSSSSTTLSFQPLRGSSGIPTAHVMPSPSSSAQLGAPSPSPAGSPWSSCQLPSPLDTPLDMKDPRPVRRWSSLTRLTGQEKTSPTGRVSSYRADAHGSLDRGLLYGYRQDPHNHDLSSLGFRRLSSSVASTDTSSSRYRCDPADGKTDSSCSSPLKPATLDLAYSALPESKPPTPAHRAAPGGSPIQPAVRTQMWLSEQMEFRPGPDGCGLAAWQQDRLRQEAELTQQVLTNASLPVNTLVKLKEGLLRQRELEIDRQKQQILQLHSRIRENELRAKQVLQNQRGRCDEPFYLKPKDPHYEAPVPPTLLEHAAPLCGESAELGRRLAAAELEVVHLNEFLKQNTQKYTEDIKKLEEKMKTRDRYISSLKKKCQREQEQNLEKQQRVETLEKYLADLPSLDQLGGLQLQVGELQTRATDLGRSLEESRAELQDKEALIQKQQRREKELVATVQSLQAKVEQCLEDGVRLPMLDLKQLERTNTHLQEENTESSQLIDGQKKQIEKLRQDLMDVEKRLQQERTVCDELRVQLHQKRRPVEEAVVRGVPEAAPQEAGPLLKEAGPLLEEMSLCLLDLKGLCSILTQRAQGKEPNLALLLGIKSTGLPGEENERPPLEGGLRAKLLEVCQLRKDIDELRTIISDRYAQDMGDNCVTQ
- the LOC114803276 gene encoding centrosomal protein of 85 kDa-like isoform X2: MWGRTEFGDDLGLKAGSSTSSPGWVPGGDSAWQVGSSSRARRHSTASDSGDTGIGTSCSDSIEDRSSSSTTLSFQPLRGSSGIPTAHVMPSPSSSAQLGAPSPSPAGSPWSSCQLPSPLDTPLDMKDPRPVRRWSSLTRLTGQEKTSPTGRVSSYRADAHGSLDRGLLYGYRQDPHNHDLSSLGFRRLSSSVASTDTSSSRYRCDPADGKTDSSCSSPLKPATLDLAYSALPESKPPTPAHRAAPGGSPIQPAVRTQMWLSEQMEFRPGPDGCGLAAWQQDRLRQEAELTQVLTNASLPVNTLVKLKEGLLRQRELEIDRQKQQILQLHSRIRENELRAKQVLQNQRGRCDEPFYLKPKDPHYEAPVPPTLLEHAAPLCGESAELGRRLAAAELEVVHLNEFLKQNTQKYTEDIKKLEEKMKTRDRYISSLKKKCQREQEQNLEKQQRVETLEKYLADLPSLDQLGGLQLQVGELQTRATDLGRSLEESRAELQDKEALIQKQQRREKELVATVQSLQAKVEQCLEDGVRLPMLDLKQLERTNTHLQEENTESSQLIDGQKKQIEKLRQDLMDVEKRLQQERTVCDELRVQLHQQKRRPVEEAVVRGVPEAAPQEAGPLLKEAGPLLEEMSLCLLDLKGLCSILTQRAQGKEPNLALLLGIKSTGLPGEENERPPLEGGLRAKLLEVCQLRKDIDELRTIISDRYAQDMGDNCVTQ